The following coding sequences are from one Triticum dicoccoides isolate Atlit2015 ecotype Zavitan chromosome 4A, WEW_v2.0, whole genome shotgun sequence window:
- the LOC119287807 gene encoding probable sulfate transporter 3.4, whose product MVVNNKVETLAFDLEAGHGPGAKPAAGSAARQQQQQRPAGMVAVELHRVSAPERRTTARALGQRLAEIFFPDDPLHQFKNQSLARKLVLALQYFFPIFQWGSNYSLRLLRSDAIAGLTIASLAIPQGISYAKLANLPPIIGLYSSFVPPLIYALLGSSRDLAVGPVSIASLVMGAMLREAVAPEQQPILYLQLAFTATFFAGLFQASLGFLRLGFIVDFLSKATLTGFMGGAAVIVSLQQLKGLLGIVHFTTHMGFVDVMASVVRRHSEWQWQTIVMGVAFLAVLLGTRQISARNPRLFWVSAAAPLTSVIVSTVISYFCRGHGISIIGDLPRGVNPPSMNMLVFSGSYVALAVKTGIMTGILSLTEGIAVGRTFASINNYNVDGNKEMMAIGVMNMAGSCASCYVTTGSFSRSAVNYSAGCRTAVSNIVMAAAVLVTLLFLMPLFHYTPNVILSAIIITAVAGLIDVRGAAKLWKVDKLDFCACVAAFLGVLLVSVQVGLSVAVGISLFKILLQVTRPNTVVMGLVPGTQSYRSVAQYREAVRVPPFLVLGVESAIYFANSTYLVERIMRYLREEEERAAKANLCAVRCIVLDMSAVTAIDTSGLDALAEMKRVLDKRGIDLVLANPVGSVTERMYNSVVGETFGSDRIFFSVAEAVAAAPYKAQP is encoded by the exons ATGGTGGTGAACAACAAGGTCGAGACCCTGGCGTTCGACCTGGAGGCGGGGCACGGGCCCGGGGCGAAGCCGGCGGCGGGTTCGGCGGcgcgccagcagcagcagcagcggccggCGGGGATGGTGGCCGTGGAGCTGCACAGGGTGTCGGCGCCGGAGCGGCGGACGACGGCGCGGGCGCTGGGGCAGCGGCTGGCGGAGATCTTCTTCCCCGACGACCCCCTGCACCAGTTCAAGAACCAGTCGCTCGCGCGGAAGCTGGTGCTCGCGCTGCAGTACTTCTTCCCCATCTTCCAGTGGGGCTCCAActacagcctccgcctcctccgctccgacgccatcgccggcctcacCATTGCCAGCCTCGCCATCCCCCAG GGCATCAGCTACGCCAAGCTCGCCAACCTGCCGCCCATCATCGGCCTAT ATTCGAGCTTCGTGCCGCCGCTGATCTACGCGCTGCTGGGGAGCTCGCGGGACCTGGCGGTGGGCCCGGTGTCGATCGCGTCGCTGGTGATGGGGGCCATGCTCCGGGAGGCGGTGGCGCCGGAGCAGCAGCCCATCCTGTACCTGCAGCTGGCCTTCACCGCCACCTTCTTCGCCGGCCTCTTCCAGGCCTCCCTGGGGTTCCTCCGCCTGGGGTTCATCGTCGACTTCCTCTCCAAGGCCACGCTCACCGGGTtcatgggcggcgccgccgtcatcgTGTCCCTGCAGCAGCTCAAGGGCCTCCTCGGCATCGTCCACTTCACCACCCACATGGGCTTCGTCGACGTCATGGCCTCCGTCGTCCGCCGCCACAGCGAGTGGCAGTGGCAGACCATCGTCATGGGCGTCGCCTTCCTCGCCGTCCTCCTCGGCACACGCCAAATC AGCGCTCGGAATCCAAGGCTTTTCTGGGTGTCGGCGGCGGCTCCCCTGACGTCGGTGATCGTCTCCACCGTCATCTCCTACTTCTGCAGAGGCCACGGCATCAGCATC ATCGGCGACCTCCCGAGGGGAGTGAACCCTCCATCCATGAACATGCTCGTCTTCAGCGGCTCCTACGTGGCTCTGGCCGTCAAGACCGGGATCATGACCGGCATCCTGTCCCTCACC GAGGGGATCGCGGTGGGCCGGACGTTCGCGTCGATCAACAACTACAACGTGGACGGGAACAAGGAGATGATGGCGATCGGGGTGATGAACATGGCGGGGTCCTGCGCCTCCTGCTACGTCACCACGGGCTCCTTCTCCCGCTCCGCCGTCAACTACAGCGCCGGCTGCCGGACGGCGGTGTCCAACATCGTCATGGCCGCCGCCGTGCTGGTGACGCTGCTCTTCCTGATGCCGCTGTTCCACTACACGCCCAACGTGATCCTgtcggccatcatcatcaccgcggtgGCCGGGCTGATCGACGTCCGCGGCGCCGCCAAGCTGTGGAAGGTGGACAAGCTGGACTTCTGCGCGTGCGTGGCCGCCTTCCTCGGCGTgctcctcgtgtccgtccaggtcgGCCTGTCGGTGGCCGTGGGCATCTCGCTGTTCAAGATCCTGCTGCAGGTGACCCGGCCCAACACCGTCGTCATGGGGCTGGTCCCCGGCACGCAGAGCTACCGCAGCGTGGCGCAGTACCGCGAGGCCGTGCGCGTGCCGCCGTTCCTCGTCCTCGGCGTCGAGTCGGCCATCTACTTCGCCAACTCCACCTACCTGGTGGAGCGGATCATGCGGTACCtccgcgaggaggaggagcgcgccgcCAAGGCCAACCTCTGCGCCGTCCGCTGCATCGTCCTCGACATGAGCG CGGTGACGGCGATCGACACGAGCGGGCTGGACGCGCTGGCGGAGATGAAGCGGGTGCTGGACAAGCGGGGGATCGACCTGGTGCTGGCGAACCCGGTGGGGTCGGTGACGGAGAGGATGTACAACTCGGTGGTGGGGGAGACGTTCGGGTCGGACCGCATCTTCTTCAGCGTCGCCGAGGCCGTCGCGGCGGCGCCGTACAAGGCGCAGCCCTAG